CCGCAGCATGTTCAAATAATCGCTGAGTGTTCGGCCTGTATGTGTCTTAAAAATACGATGCAGATATCCGGGATGCAGATTGACCGCGGCAGCGATATCTTTAACCTGAATGCTCTGGTCATAATTCTGATGCATAAACTCGATGCTCCGTCGCACATAGAGCTGTGATGGCTGTTGACTAGTATGAAGCTGCTCTTGACGCAATCTAGATAAACGTAGCAGAAGCTCACAGAACAATAAATCAACCATACTTCCACCGTTCCCGCCACTCTGATCAAGCTCCAGTACAAGTCCCTTCAGTACATGATAGATCTCCTCAGGATCTGGCATGACTAAACTGGAAAAGGGAATCTGCAACAGTTCAAAAAGCGCCGATTCTTCCCGTGCGAGCTTGCCGACAGATGGAGCAACCCCTGTGTATTCCATAAATCCAAATTCCACATTCAGCATCCGACAGGGCACACCAGCCTCGACAATCAGTCTGTGCGGGACATTTGCATCGAGGATAATCAATTCTCCCCGCTTCAACCTAAACCGCTCTTCTTGACCCGCTCTTGGATGGACATCTACGATACAGCTCCCGGAGATCAAATACATGATTTCGGTTGAATTATGCTGATGATAAGACATACTATAGTTGTTCCACTGTTTATAATAGTAAGCAAAAAAATGAGGACTATAATCCCCTTCAATTAATGCCTTCTGAAAAAGACTCCCACTAAGACTTTGATGCAAATTCGTCAATTGATCACTTCTTTCTTCTATTAAAATGTTAAACCAAGTGTATCTCCCAAACCACTTCAAAGACAAGAAGAGCTACTTAAAATCATAAAACTAGAAAAAACGAGCAAAACTCCAATACACAGGAGAGTTACTCGTTTTATTGTTATTACTATAAAGATTTAATTCTCATACTTGAAAAGAAACCATAGATTGCTTAAGGTCTGCTGCTAAGCTCTCTAGCTTTTGAGATAAGGCTACAAGCTCTTCACTTACAGTAAATTGCTGTGAAGACATTGAAGCTACCTCTTCCGTCGAAGCCGTCGTCTGCTGCACAATGGAACTGACGCTGGCCATAGATTCACCTAATTGACGCTGAAACTCTATCAGTTCAAGGATAGAAGCAGAGGATTCACTAATATGCCCCATGAAATGTTCCATTTCCTCTTTGACACTCGCAAATATCGTCGATGACTCACGTACAGAAGAAATCTGTTCACGGAACTTTGGAGCGGCCTCATTAATATCTTTTACAGTGTTCTCAATGTGTAGGCCAATCTCTTCCGTAATCTTGGAGACCGATTGAATCGACTCATTCGATTGATTAGCGAGCTGTCTGATTTCATCAGCAATCACTATAAACCCTCTGCCTGCTGCACCAGCTCTTACCGCTTCAATGGTAGCATTTAGCGCCAAAATATTGGTTTGCTTATTTACAGCAATCATAGGACTAAGAATACTGCGAATTAGATGGGTACTCTCTCTGAGCTTGCTGGAGTTCTCTTGTATTCGATTGATCATCTCCACCGTAGATTCACTCTGCTCTACTAACAGCTTCATCAAAGCTGTCCCCTGATCGCTAACCTCAATGACTCGCTCCGCTGAAGCGTCCATCACTGTATTTAGTTTGGTCACTTCACTCATCTTGCTGCCAATGATTTCAACACTATGATGGCTTCTTTCTGCTTCGACAGCGAGGCTTGCTGCTCCAAGTGCAATCTCACCCGTAGCGGAAGCAACCTCTCTAGCATGAAGTGAGGTTGTACCTGATGCTTTAACTAATTGTTCCGAAGTACCAAGTACTTCATCCGCTGACAGCTCACTCTGACTTGCAAGCAGAGAAATCTGCTCCATCATTTTGTTAAAGCTATGTCCAAGCCGGCCAATCTCATCCTTACCTTTAAAATTAGTTCGTACACGAAGGTCTCCTCGCTCGCCTTCTTCCATTAAGCTCGCCAGTTTACCCAGAGGACGACCAACCAAACGAACAAGAATATAGCCAATGAATAGCGCTATTAAGGCAGCTGCCAGCACGACAGAGAACGTGATATAAAGAAGCTTGTCCGCCGACTTCGTAAAATCACTAACTGGTGCATATCCCATGAGCGTCCACTTTGCAGTCGTTAAAGGCTGATACACGACAAGCTGAGGACTCCCCTTCTCATCCGCCGCTGTAAATGAATGACTCTGTTCTACATCTTGCCCTTCAGTAACTTTTATGTAAGAGGGTTGGCCCAATTTAGAATTATCCGTACCATAAACTATGTTACCATCTGTGTTCAGAATTCGAGTCTCACCGGTAATCCCAATCTGAAGATTAGACAACATTTCAGTCATGGCCTTCCCTTTTATTTCAATTAGCATGTAATACTCCGCTTCAGGATGTAAAAGATTGCGCAGCAATCTTCCCATGGTTAAAGACGGTTCAGTATAAGCATCAAAGAAGCCCTTTTCGCGTACGGGAAACCAAACTGGTTCTCCTTTTGCATCTGCGATTTGCTTTAATCTTTCAGCAATACCTTCATCACTCCGAATGCCACTGATACCTGCAGATTTATAAGATGCCACTTCTTCCAAGCTCTTGGATACCAGCCTGACGCCATACATCCGCTCATCTGATCCTTTTACTACGTCTAGTTTTCTACGAATCCGATCTTCTGCGGCAACTTTGGCTACCGTTGTAAGTTCGCCACTATTTATTTTTTCTAAATCACCTTTTAATGCAGCATCGAGTGCAAACTGTCTTGAAAGCGCTTCATATTCTGCCAGGACAAAGTCCAGCTTGTCCGCTGCCTGAACTACAGACTGTGAGGAGGCTGCGGCAACCTCATTCGTAATGATATCTTTAGCGGCATAATATGAAGTCAAGCCTAACACAGAGGATAAGAGCACTATGGAACTGAATAGAATTACGAATAATTTTATTCCAACTGATCTAAAGTTTAGCGTCCATTTCTTTTTCATTAAGTTCACCCCCTGCTGAAATAAGGGTACAGCCTTCCGTTCCTGTACAAAGGCTGTACCCTATCCATTCTTTAATACAAAGCAAATTTGTTTACCCTTTACTAGCTCCTGCAGTCAATCCATCTACAAGCAAACGTTGCAAGAATACGAACAAGATCATAATCGGGATGGAGATCAGAACAGCACCGGCAGAGAACAAGGTAAAGTTAGTGTTTTGATTCGTGTTAACCATATCCCACATTCCGACTGCGACAGTCCAGTTCTCCTTCGTCCGTAAAATAAGTCTGGCGAAAATGAAATCCACCCAAGGACCGACAAACTGAGTCAGTGCCATGTAAGTAATCATTGGCCGTGACAATGGAAGAATAACTCGCATAAATATTCCGAAATTGCTCGCCCCGTCTATTCGAGCCGCCTCATCCAAAGAACGAGGAATCGTGTCGAGGAATCCTTTGGCTATAAAGGTTCCCCCCAGTGGCGCCCCAGCAGCATAAACGATAATCAAGGCAATATGTGTATCCAGCAAGTTAAACTCCTTAAGGAGCATATAAATGGCAATCATACTCATAAAACCAGGGAACATACCCAGGATCAGAACGGTAGATAACGCTGTTTTACGCGCTTTAAACCGGAATCTGGATACAGCATAACTAGTTAACAAGGTAAGAACTACACCGATAAGCATGGAGAAGATCGCTATTTTTAATGTATTAGCATACCAAGTCCCAAACATATAACTCGGTGATGTGAACAATTCTCTGTAGTGATCGAAGGTGAATTGCTCAGGGATAAACGTTTTACTGTACAGTGATTTACCAGGCCGGAAAGAAGCAAATAGAATCCAGAGGGCCGGATAGAGTGCCGCTATCGACAAAGCAATCAAGATGATGTAACTACCACTTAAGCGAATAAAGTTCGCGACCTTTTTGCTCATTGGATCATATCCTCCTCTTTGAATGATTTCGTCCGGCGGTAATTGTACAGGGAGAATGATGCAACAATGATAAAGATAATAATCCCTATTGCCGAAGCCATGTTGTTTTTATTCTGATCAAGTGTTAATTTGTATAGCCAGGTTACTAGCAAGTCCGTAGAACCGGCATATTGATAATCACCATTTACAGGACTACCACCTGTTAATAGGAAGATCGCATTAAAGTTGTTAATGTTACCTGCGAACTGTGTAATTAGAGTAGGTGCTGTGGAGAACAATACCATCGGTAACGTAACAATACGGAACTTCTGATAACCTGATGCTCCATCCACCTCAGCTGCTTCATACATATCACGAGGGATTGTAGTCAGCACGCCCATGATAAGTAACATCGAGACTGGAATACCAACCCACATGTTAACGATAATTACGGTAACCTTAGCCCAGAATGGATCTGTCAGCCATGGTAATCCGCCCATTCCAAAATACCCGAGGTATTGGTTGATAGGGCCGAATTGACCGTTAAATAAATTGCGCATGAGCAGCAAAGAGATCAATTGTGGTACTGCGTAAGGCACAATCAGAATAACTCTCCACATTCCTTTGAAACGAATACCTTTTTGGCTCACCAATAAGGCTACCAATAGTCCTCCGAAATATGTAGTGATCGTTGAAAGAACTGCCCATATAATCGTCCATGTTAATACGCCATAAAAAGTGTGACTCCAGGTTTTGAGAACCAATAAATTACGGAACGTCTGAAATCCAACCCAGTCAACCAATTTAGCGGGTGGAAGATGATCAGGTGCGGAATAGTTCGTAAACGCTAGTAGGATCATGAAGATAATTGGCATAATCGTAAAGAATAGAACACCAATACCCGGCAAGACCAAGAACGTCTGAGCGAACTTGTAATCCAGTATATAGCGAACACTCTGTTTAAAGGTGTTTGCCTGAAGACCGTTATCGCGTTTCTCTCCAGTCTTATAAGCATCTTTAATGTTCAAATACCAAGCGAGGATTATGATGATAAGCATTAGAATGGTGATCAAGCTTTGAATCAAAATATAAATCGAGTGATCCCCAGCTACCATCTTAGCGATGCCTTTTACTTTTACCAAACGGCTAGGGTTTTCTCCTAGTGTGACAATACCCCATAATGCAGTAGCAAGATTCTGAATAAAATAATAAACAGCGGCTGCTTCTACAACTAAAAACATGATTCCTTTGACGAATTGGCGGTTATATATTTGTCCCAATCCCATGAAAATCGTCGACAGTACTGCGGCCCTCGTGCGATGTCGCTGCATTTCGCTTCCGTTCTCCTCTCCGAGTGAAAATAAGAAGCTGCCCTCCGCTAAACATGCGACGGGCAGCTTGATTCACTGTATGCTGTTAAGACTGTGGTTTATGATCCTTATTGCGCTGAACTGTTGTTCAAATCTTTGATTTGTTGAACGGCTTTGTCCATTGCTGCTTTTGGATCTACACCTTTATCCCAAATTTCTGGAAGTGCTGCATTTACAGGGCTCCAAACGTTACCCATTTCAGGGATAGAAGGCATTGGTTGGGAGCTCTTAGCTTGTGCTGCAAAAGCGGAAACAAATGGATCGTTAACGATTTGTGGATCAAGAAGCGCTTCGTTGTTTGTAGGAACAGAACCGATCGTTTTGTTCAGTAACAATTGAGCGTCTTTGCTTGAAGCAAAATGAGCGTACAATTTAGCAGCATTCGGATATTGAGTAAACGAGTTAACCGCGAAAATTTTGATACCAGAGAATGTGATAGATGTTTTGCCATTTACTGTAGGGATCGGTGCGATACCAAGGTTATCTCCAAGAGCTGCTTTGTATCCTCCAAGCTCCCAAGGACCAGTGATATCCATTGCTACATCACCTGAGTTGAACAAGCTGCGTTTGATATCACTATTGATATCTCCGCTCTTAATTGGCAATGCTTCTTTCATTTTCACAAATTCTTTAAGTCCTGCAATAGCTCCATCGTTAGCAAGTCCGATATCTTCTTTATCCGTACCGTTCTTACCGAACAGATATCCACCATCGGAAGCGATAAACATGTAGTTGAAGTACAGGTTTCCTACTTCCCACATAATTCCGTATTTGTTCTTGGATTTATCCGTGAATGTTTTGCTGAATGCAAGAACATCGTCGAAAGACTTAGGTGCTTCTTTAACGAGTGATTTATTGTAGAACAATGCATAAGTTTCTGCTGCTCTTGGGTAGCCATACAATTCGTTGTCGTACGAAGATCCGATAATCGAAGCTTCAGTATTGTTAGCCTTTGTTTCTTCACCGAAAACGTCGTTAGGAAGAACCAAGCTCGCACTTGCCGCTTTACCTAAGTTGTCGTGAGGAATAAGGATAACGTCTGCTGCTAATCCCGAAGGACCATCTTGAGTAAGTTTAGTTACTTGATCTGGTGGTGCCAACTCTTCAATCTTGACTGGAACGTTATATTTCGCTGTGAACTGCTTAGCAATCTCATCTGCGAATGGTCTTTCTTCCTTACTTTCCCATACAATTAGAGTCGCTCCATCTTCAGGTACAATCTCTTCTGTTGCTGCTGCATCTGTGCTCTCTGGCGCAGCAGTCTCTGTAACGTTATTAGCAGCATTAGTAGCTTTTGCCGCGTTGTTCCCCCCGGTATTCCCATTGTTGCTCGAACCACACGCTGTAACGGATAGTGCCATAGAGACAGCAGCGGTGATGACCATCACTTTTTTCAATTTCATAACTTTAACCCCTCCCAATTTTTATAAAAGCTAAGATGGTAAAATAGTAGAGCAGAAACTTGCGCAAACGATTTCAGAAAAGCTAAAAAAAAAGTTCCACTTTTTAGCTTGCTCCTTCAAGAGCTGCATTTAGCAGAGCAAGAAAGCGCTTCATTCATGAATACATCATACAACAGTATCGTTTGTTTTTAAAAACGTTTGCACATACCATATTCGACCATTTTCCATTAATTGATAAACGCTATAGGCATTTATCTCCATTTTTCACATGATATCTTTTAATTAATCAATTATTCTTGTGTTTAAAAATGGAATCTCTATTTTATTCGCCCCTGATATACCACAAATTCACTTTTCCTATAGATTTACAAATATCTAGCCGTAGAAACGCTCATATACTCAAGTGAAAATTTGTGCAATGGTTTGAACAAGAGTATTGAAAGCCCTTTTATTCCATGCTATAATCCAAATCGTTAAGAGGCTATCCAACATGAATCATTGCATCTATTGTCTGCCTCCTGTTCCATATAATTAAAAGGCAATGTTACTTATGAAAGGTACAACCTCGGACAAGCTACTTCGCGGCGGTTGTGCCTCTTTGTTATATGCAAATTTGCTCCATCTTTTGCGCATGTTGCATAAAAAGTTGTGCAACCAATAACAATAGCGACATTCTAAAACCCACGCGCTGTGGTGAATTGTTCGGTGAAGTATCGCTCACAAAACTAAGCGTATACTTTCGAAGTAGTTTTGCCGAAGATGATCGGGGAAGTATTGCTTACAAAACTAAGCGTATGCTTTCGATGTGGTTTTGCCGAAGGTGTTCAGGGAAGTATCGCTTACAAAACTTTAGGAGGATTTATTCATGTTACTGGAAGCAGTGTACCATCGCCCGCGGTTAAATTGGTCTTATGCCTATAATGAGAGCACGATTCACTTGCGTCTCCGCGCTAAAAAAGGAGATTTAACAGAAGTATTTGCTTTTGCAGGGGATAAATACACTTGGGATTCCACAAAAGAGCTGATTCCCATGACCCTTTTCACCTCTGATGCTATGTTCGATTATTGGGAATGCGCCTCGGTGCCCATCTATCGCCGATTGAAATACGGATTCTTACTGCAAAAGGATAACGAGAAAATTTGGATGACCGAAAATGATTTTCAAACGAACCGGCCGGAAAATCCAAACAAGCTTTTCGAGTTCCCATTTATTAACCCCGTGGATGTGTTCACTCCACCTGCCTGGGTAAAGGATGCTGTTTTCTATCAGATCTTCCCTGAACGCTTTGCAAATGGCGACCCTAGCCTCGATCCAGCAGATGTTCAGCCATGGGGAGCAGAGCCAACACCAACCAACTTTTTTGGCGGCGACCTGCAAGGGGTTATCGATCATCTGGATCATCTTAACGAGCTTGGCGTCAACGCTATTTATTTCACTCCAATCTTCACAGCAACCACTAATCATAAATACGATACAGAGGATTACATGAAGGTTGATCCGCATTTTGGGGATATTGCAACATTAAAAAAACTAGTCGACCTCTGCCATAAACGTGGGATCCGCGTGCTATTAGACGCTGTATTCAACCACTCAGGTGGAACCTTCGCTCCGTTTTTGGATGTTCAGGAAAAGGGAGAGGACTCCATCTACAAAGATTGGTTCCATATTCGTGAGTTCCCACTTCAGGTTGTAAACGGTATTCCTACTTATGATACTTTTGCCTTTGAAGCACATATGCCAAAGCTTAATACCGAGCATCCTGAGGTTAAAGAGTACTTACTGAAGGTCGCAGAATTTTGGATCACAGAAGTAGGAATCGACGGTTGGCGCCTCGACGTGGCCAATGAAGTCGATCATGATTTCTGGCGTGAATTCCGAAAAGTGGTGAAACGTGCTAATCCTGAGGCCTACATCCTTGGAGAAATCTGGCATGAATCTGCTCCGTGGCTAGAAGGTGATAAATTTGATGCCGTCATGAACTATCCCTTCACTGATGCCGTTTTAGACTTCTTCGTTCATGGCAGCCTTGATGCAGAAGGGTTCGCCAACTCTATTGGCAGGCAGTTATCGCGCTACCCACTGCAAGCAAGTGAAGTTGCTTTCAATTTGTTAGATAGTCATGACACTCCACGCTTGCTTACACTGGCTGCTGGGGACAAAAATAAAATGCGATTAGCTGCACTATTCCAGTTCACCTTTATGGGTACTCCGTGTATCTATTATGGTGACGAGTTCGGAATGGACGGTGAGGGTGACCCAGGCTGTCGTAAATGCATGGAGTGGAACCCTGAGAAGCAGGATCGTGATCTGTTCGAATTTTATCGTCAGCTCATTCAAATACGCAATGACCAACCAGCACTTCGTACGGGGACATTCACCTTCTTGGAGGCAGGTCGCCAAGGCAGTAAGATAGCCTATGAGCGCCGATTGGATCTACAGACTATAGTTGTACTGATCAATAGCGAAGAGACCGCTCAGACGTTCCGTATTGACGTAGACGAGCGGAATTGGGAGAACTTATTCACTGGCGATACAATGCGTACAGAACGCGGCAAGCTGATTGTGAAGATGCCTGCTTATGGTTTCGCAATACTTAAGGCTATTATCTAAGCACATACGCATTCCAGCAGTATAAAACATAACAAAACAGGGTATTCCACTAGCTATGATAGCTGCGGGATACCCTGTTTCTTTTAATGGTTAGTAAGAATGAACTTTATATTACTAATCAGAAACTAGTACTCCGGTGCACTAAAAATCAGCACACCGGATTCCAGCTTACTTGCTTAGTAGTGTATAAATAACCTGTGCACTCTCAGCGCGGGTCATCCATCCTTTTGGAGCAAATTGATTGTTCTCTCTGCCCTGCAGCAGTCCTAGCTCTGCTGCAGCCTTAACATAGCTAGCTGCCCACTTGCTAATGCTGGAAGCGTCAGCAAATGCCTTAGAGCCCACTACAGGTTCGACCTTCTTGCCAGACCTCGCTTCGAGTGCACGGATCACCATGATAGCCATTTCCTCACGGGTAATGGAAGCATTCGGTGCAAATGTATCCTTGCTTCGACCACTAACAATGCCCAGCTTAGAAGCTGTTGCTACATATGATGAATACCATGCATCTGACTGGATATCAGTAAATTGAACCTGCCCTTCCGCATTTAAACCAAGTGCGCGAACTAGCAATGCGGTAAATTCCGCACGGCTAACATTGCTCTTCGGATTAAACTCGGTTGTTGTAACCCCTGAAACAATTTGTTTTGCAGCAAGAGACTGTATGGCGTGGAATGCCCAATAAGTAGTTGGAACATCCTTAAACGACTTCGCAATCTCAAGTACGGCATATTTACTAAAGTGCGTGACTTGTGCAGATATCACGTCTCCATTCAGCTGTCCACCCACGTACTCAAGCTCACGATTATCGCCTAAATAGAAGATACCCAATAAGTCTTTATTCGATTGACCACTAATCTTAAACGATATCGTAATAGGCTCATCGAACTTCTTGACTACAATCCGGCTACCATCTTTCTTCAGAATGCTAAGTCTCAATTCAAATACATCAGAAAGCGAAGTAACGGTTACACCTTCTTTATTAAAACCATCTACTAATGCTTTCGCAGCAGACTGGGCCAAAGGTTTCAGCTCTAACAAGATTTGAGAACCTTCCGCATCTGTGCCTGAAGCTAAACTTGGAATTGTGCTTAACAGTTTGTTAGGGATAGTAACTAACAGATCCCCCACTTTTAGGACTAAGTCATTAGTTCCCAACGTTTGTGCAGCATGCAATGGTAAGAGGATTGATGTCTTACCGGAGGCGATCTCAATTTGTACCTTACCATCTTTACCATTCTTCAAGCTATTCTCACTGATAACTTGAGTATCAGCAGGAGTTGTAGGGTTAACAGCAGCACCACCACCAGGTGTTTGTGTTACTTTAGATACCCCAGATAGAATAACCGTACCCCCATCATCTCTACCTGGTAGATCAATGATTACTTTTTGATCAGCGTATACTGTGTAGGTTTTACCGCTGTATTCATCTTTTGCCGTCGAATTGGCAACAAACGGTACTGGAATTGTTACGGATTCCTCACTAGTCTTAGTGTTAATAACCGTTACGACGTTCTCACCCAAGTAAGCTTTGTTGAAAGCTAAATACCCCAAATCATCTGAACCTGCCAGCTTCGTGCGCGTACCTTTGGAATACACTTTGGAGTATTTTGCACGAATATTCAGCAGCTTCTGATAATGATCATGAAGTGACTTCTCTGCTTCTAGCTGATCCCAAGGCATATCCTTACGGTTTTCACTGAATTCTCCTTTAGACATTGTTCCAGCAGTTTTACCTGATTTACCTAGCTCTTCTCCATAATAAATGACTGGCTGTCCTTTAGCGGTGATTTGTAGGGCTGCTGCGATCTTCAGCTTACCTTTGTCTCCACCTACTTCTTCTGACAAGAAGCCCTTCTCGTCATGACTACTAAGGAATTGAGCCATCATCTTTGTATTATCAATCATCGACTCACGTAGCTGTAAATAGGAATCCACACTGTTTATCTTTCCTTTAGTAAAATCTAATGCTGCATCATTAAATCCAAAATCAAGTAGGCCGTCCATTTGACCTGTTTCGAGCATTCCACCATTGTTATCAATAGTTCCGCTGAAATACTCACCCGTCATTTTGAAATTTGGATCGATTGCAGTCAGAGCATTTTTAAAGGCTTTCCACGTCGTATCTTCGACATGCTTGACAGTATCCACACGGAAGTAGTCAATCGTGTCTCCACGTTCTGTACGAGCGTTGTCTAACCAGCCTGTTTGCCAAGCAATAATCTTCTCACGAACAGCTGGATCTTCTGTTTTGAAATCCGGTAAACCATCAAGCTCACCTTTAATTTCGTCCGTACCCGTTGCTACACCATCCGTACGAAGCATTCCTTCAAAACGCGCCTTATCTTCAGCTGTAATCGTCGGCTTGTTATCCCCTGGTTTAAGACCGTAACCTGTATGATTGAGTACAACGTCAACCATGATCTTGATGCCTTTGTCATGTGCTTTCTCGATTAGCTCTTTGAAGGTATCCATGTCACCAAGATGCTCATCAAGCTTTGTAAAGTCTTTAGCCCAATAGCCGTGGTAACCGTATTGTTTAAAGCCACTACCTTGATCAAAATCAATATTATCTACGATTGGTGTTATCCATAACGTATTAATACCTAGCTCTTGCAAATAATCGAGACTGTCAATCATCCCTCGGAAATCACCACCGTGGTAGGCTTCCAGATGGTTTTTATCAACATTCTGATTATTCGAAGTATCCCCATCTTTAAAACGATCGGTCAGTGCGAAGTATATACGCGCTTCATCCCAGTCGAAATCGAGCTTGTCACCTGAATAGGTTCTTGCTTTGATCTCAATCGTAGCGTTTTGCGTATGGGAATTACCATACTGGTCTACAAGCGTTACTGGAATATTCTTGATCCCTGCTGTCACTGTATCCTTCACTGCAATCGTCTGTTTCAGCAGTACCGTATCCAGTTGAACTTTACTTGGTCCACCAAGACTGGTCAAATCCATATATCCATCCGTATAGATGATTTCTTCTAAAGTAGAAGCGTTAACGGTCACGACAGCATTCTGATTAGAGGTTATTACCTCTGGACTCAAGGATGTCGTAATCGCAATTTCAGGGGTACGATATTCAAAAGAAGATTCATCATTTACTGTATTCCTTGGATCTGTGTATTCAGTTGTGACTCCGTTCTTCGTGATTAAGTAAGTATACTTATACGTGCCTACTTTTAAATCACTCAGCGTGTATGTGAAGAATTCATTAACGGAATCATAAACCATTGGGTACTCTTTACCATTCACTTTTACGATAGCAGAAGATATCGCATCAACATTTCCAATACGGAACAAGGCAGAATCGCGATACCTAAAAGTAGCCGTTCCGTCCTTTAAGGTCGGTTTTCCAATGCTTGGCTTGATTTCAATATCCTTTACCCCGCTGGTGACATTCACTTTAATGAACCCATCACCCGGTGTCAGCGGAATAAACCGATCAGTACCATAAGGATCCTTATTCGACCAATCATCACCTTGCCCTTTACGAACAACGAACCCTACTTTAGTCGCATCTTCAGCAACCTCAATTAGAACACTCGCTGTACCATTCTTAATGGTTGTAAAATCAATCTGGTCAACTTTAGCTCCTGTACCCCAAACCCAGATATTCCAACCCTCATAGTCCTTGTCACTACGAGTATAAGTGAATTGGACGTATCGCTTGTCGGTAACAGTAACGGTAGCCGTTTTAGAAATACCACCATAAGTTATGATAATTCTGGCCGTTCCTTCAGAAATCCCTTTCACTTGACCTTTACTAGTAACTGTAGCCACTTCAGGGTTATTAGAAGTGTAAGTAGCCATTTGGGAAACGTTTCTTCTGCTGTTGTCATCATATTTCGCGTACGCAGAAGATTTGTGTACTTGACCTATTGGCAGATTGTAGCTCGTGCTGTCAAGCTCCAAGGCTGTAATTCCAGCAGCATCAGCTTCCTTTTTAAGAATTACTGCAGTTAAAGGTTCTAGCGTAATAGAATTTGCTGTTAAACTAAAACCTGACTGATTCTCAGTCGGAATCGCAATAACACCAGCTTCATCATTGTCGACAAGCACCTGACCACTCGTCAAGTCCTCCGATAAAGTCAGTGTTCTGGCTGTGCTGTCACCATTCATGAAGACATAATAGACCCCTGT
This window of the Paenibacillus sp. FSL R10-2734 genome carries:
- a CDS encoding pullulanase; this encodes MKITLWGKRSFAIFMIVALVFSSLGLHPVKVSAETTKVVLVGDLQSKFISTGVENPGKNWDEKSVVTQMVYSDKDNNLYSFTGTLPKGKYNYKIALNDTWDGSGFPNYTNPQKVLDGTDNIHIELAEETTVTFYYNDITHKIADSTYYTPIAADKLPRLTGNLPAEALSTLSDPDFDGVYSTAITVPKGDYTYKVSVPGATEAEDMSYPETDLTLSLPLDLKVTFKYNTANHSVTAEYKIPTEPVDVTPVPAGHIRVHYKANDYTNKALWLFGDVKNPTDGWPNGAFPFPEDQKDSFGAYVDVPMKPGAQMLSMIAMSRTTGDKDGGDKHFSIKTPQTNEVWITEGSDVVTPYEPVALPANTVRIHYIRSDANQSQFGLWMWGDVAAESTGWPSGATPFTADQIDRFGAYVDVPLKESAKKIGFLLVDPTNGDNKDGGDKGFTLLDRYNQLWIKEGDNNVYVSPFGETPIGLVSAEVLSSSKLMLGFTLTDGLEAASLKKEITVKDKDGVSIPISAVKITSKTSIEVDTEVFDLANIPLSVTYSGKTVSAVTGWRNLDEMYNYTGDDLGATYNADKTATFKLWAPKASSVVANVYDKNDSNVLVGSVDLTLGEQGVWSVNLKSADLTGATTNDVRGFFYQYEVTNDGVTNKVLDPYAKSMAVFTTDTTGAAGAGGDIVGKAAIVDLSQTNPDTFGYADIEGYEKREDAIVYEVHVRDFTSDISIVDSLGSERWGSYSAFEKKLDYIKSLGVTHIQLLPVMAWYYGDETKMGTRETDYSAKNNEYNWGYDPHNYFSPDGAYSQKPTDPEERIKELKGLIDAVHEAGMGVILDVVYTHMAKKEFLNDIVPNYYAFQDANGNFIGGFGNNLATNHKMAEKLMVDSVKYWFEEYKIDGMRWDMMGDATAEAVQHAYDAAEAINPKALFIGEGWRTFGGAAADPSLAGKGADQDWMDKTDSVGVFSDEFRNELKSGYGSEGQPRFITGGARPITTIFNNIKAEPSNTPADDPGDIVPYIEAHDNLTLHDVIAQTIKKDPTIPANELEIQKRIRLGNMLVLTSQGTAFIHAGQEYGRTKQWNGTTVPQDKYTEMFDSEGKSFGYFIHDSYDSSDAVNKFDWAKATDELQFPVQTTTRKYTSGLMELRKSTDAFRLGDIDLVNSNVKLITAPEVKTEDLVIAYSNKATDGTGVYYVFMNGDSTARTLTLSEDLTSGQVLVDNDEAGVIAIPTENQSGFSLTANSITLEPLTAVILKKEADAAGITALELDSTSYNLPIGQVHKSSAYAKYDDNSRRNVSQMATYTSNNPEVATVTSKGQVKGISEGTARIIITYGGISKTATVTVTDKRYVQFTYTRSDKDYEGWNIWVWGTGAKVDQIDFTTIKNGTASVLIEVAEDATKVGFVVRKGQGDDWSNKDPYGTDRFIPLTPGDGFIKVNVTSGVKDIEIKPSIGKPTLKDGTATFRYRDSALFRIGNVDAISSAIVKVNGKEYPMVYDSVNEFFTYTLSDLKVGTYKYTYLITKNGVTTEYTDPRNTVNDESSFEYRTPEIAITTSLSPEVITSNQNAVVTVNASTLEEIIYTDGYMDLTSLGGPSKVQLDTVLLKQTIAVKDTVTAGIKNIPVTLVDQYGNSHTQNATIEIKARTYSGDKLDFDWDEARIYFALTDRFKDGDTSNNQNVDKNHLEAYHGGDFRGMIDSLDYLQELGINTLWITPIVDNIDFDQGSGFKQYGYHGYWAKDFTKLDEHLGDMDTFKELIEKAHDKGIKIMVDVVLNHTGYGLKPGDNKPTITAEDKARFEGMLRTDGVATGTDEIKGELDGLPDFKTEDPAVREKIIAWQTGWLDNARTERGDTIDYFRVDTVKHVEDTTWKAFKNALTAIDPNFKMTGEYFSGTIDNNGGMLETGQMDGLLDFGFNDAALDFTKGKINSVDSYLQLRESMIDNTKMMAQFLSSHDEKGFLSEEVGGDKGKLKIAAALQITAKGQPVIYYGEELGKSGKTAGTMSKGEFSENRKDMPWDQLEAEKSLHDHYQKLLNIRAKYSKVYSKGTRTKLAGSDDLGYLAFNKAYLGENVVTVINTKTSEESVTIPVPFVANSTAKDEYSGKTYTVYADQKVIIDLPGRDDGGTVILSGVSKVTQTPGGGAAVNPTTPADTQVISENSLKNGKDGKVQIEIASGKTSILLPLHAAQTLGTNDLVLKVGDLLVTIPNKLLSTIPSLASGTDAEGSQILLELKPLAQSAAKALVDGFNKEGVTVTSLSDVFELRLSILKKDGSRIVVKKFDEPITISFKISGQSNKDLLGIFYLGDNRELEYVGGQLNGDVISAQVTHFSKYAVLEIAKSFKDVPTTYWAFHAIQSLAAKQIVSGVTTTEFNPKSNVSRAEFTALLVRALGLNAEGQVQFTDIQSDAWYSSYVATASKLGIVSGRSKDTFAPNASITREEMAIMVIRALEARSGKKVEPVVGSKAFADASSISKWAASYVKAAAELGLLQGRENNQFAPKGWMTRAESAQVIYTLLSK